One Stratiformator vulcanicus genomic window, TTTCGGGAATTTCAGATCAATGACGACGACCTCGTCGCAGTCCTCGGCGAGGACTTTGAAGTCCCCGATGAGGTCTATGTCAAAGAGACGGTCGACGTTAACGAAATCGTCACCGGCAAAGTCTTGCGGATCAACGGCGACGAAGTGCTCGTCGACATCGGCTACAAGAGCGAAGGCATCGTTCTACTCGACGAGTGGGACGAAGAGGAAGGGGAGCCTGAACCGGGCGATACGGTCGACGTCCTGCTTGAAGACGTCGCCGACACCCACGGCCTGATTTTACTTTCGAAGCGGAAAGCCGATCGCATCCGCGAATGGGAAGCCGTCACCGCGAAGCACGGCGAAGGCGATGTCGTCGTCGGCGAAGTCCTTCGCAAGATCAAAGGCGGTCTGCTCGTCGATATCGGGGTCAACGTCTTTCTTCCGGCGAGTCAGGTCGACATCCGCCGCCCGCCCGATATCGGTCTGTGGGTAGGCAAAGACATTGAATGTCTGATTCTGAAAGTCGACGAGTCCCGTCGCAACATCGTGGTCAGCCGGCGGAAGCTCATCGAAGAGCGCCGCAAGGAGATGAAGGACAAGCTCCTCACCAAGATCAACGAAGGCGACAAGGTCAAAGGGGTCGTCAAGAATATCGCCGACTTCGGTGCATTCGTGGACCTCGGCGGAATCGACGGTCTGCTGCACATCACCGACATGAGCTGGGGCCGCATTGGTCATCCGACCGAGATGGTCTCGATCGACGAAGAGCTCGAAGTCGTGATCCTCAATATCGATCACGAGAACGAGAAGATTGCACTCGGCCTGAAGCAGAAGTTCCCCAGCCCGTGGGACAACGTCGAGACCAAGTACCCGGTCGAGACCAAGGTCAAAGGCGAAGTCGTCAACGTCATGCCTTACGGTGCCTTCGTGAAGCTGGAGGACGGCATTGAAGGTCTGGTCCACATCAGCGAGATGTCGTGGACGAAGCGGATCAACCACCCGACCGAACTCGTCAACATCGGCGACGAGGTCGAGGTCGTCGTTCTGGGAATCAACAACCAGAAGCAGGAAATTTCGCTGGGGATGAAGCAGACCCAGCCGAACCCGTGGGACGAGGTCGCTGCCAACTACCCGGTCGGCAAAAAGGTGACCGGCGTCGTCCGCAACCTCACCAACTACGGTGCGTTCGTCGAATTGCAGGAAGGCGTCGACGGCCTGCTGCACGTCTCCGATATGTCGTGGACGCGAAAGCTCTCGCACGCCAACGAGATGCTTAAGAAGGGCGACGAAGTCGAGTGTGAGATCCTCAGCGTCGACGAAGAACGTCGACGGATCGCGCTCGGACTCAAGCAGCTCGAAGGTGATCCCTGGGCGACCGACATCCCGACCCGTTACGCGGCCGGATCAATCGTTAAGGGAACGGTCACGAAGATCACCAATTTCGGCGTCTTCGTCGAATTGGAGACCGAACTCGAAGGTCTGCTGCACGTCTCTGAGCTGACCGAAGACAAGGTCGAGAACGCCGAAGAGGTCGTCGAAGTCGGTCAGGAGATCGAAGTCAAGATTCTCCGCGTGGATACGGAAGAGCGGAAAATCGGATTGAGCCGTCGCCTCGACGCCCCAATCGAAGAACTCACTGCGGCCGCCGGCGGCGGTGGTGGTGGCGGAGACGCGAAGACTTCGCAAGAGCTTCGTGGCGGAACCGGTGGAGACAGCGGACCGCTCTTCAGCATGGGCGGCGGCGGTACTGCGACCGAAGAACAGGTAGAGGCTGAAGCGCAGGTTGAAACTGAAGAAGAGGTCGAGACCGAAGCAGTGGATGCCGAGGCGACCTCAACTGAAGAGGAAACCGAGGTCGCCGAAGAACCCGCTGCAGAAGCCGAAGCGGAAGCCGAGACCGAAACGTCGGAAGAGGTCTCAGCAGAATCGGAAGCAGAAGAGGTAGCGGAAGACCCGGCTGACGAAGCTTCAGATGACGGAGCCGAGGACGAAGAAAAGTCCTGAGTGCGGCTACCCAGAGAGCGACTTCTCTGACAGTAATTTGCTGAACTCTGAGCCGGCCCGTCATGACGGGCCGGCTTCTTTTCTGCGCTGCCTGAATCGCCCTACCGTCACAAAGGTCAGATTTTCCGCAGAACCGTCAACATCGCTTAATCAGGACGGATCGCCCCGACCTCCTGCTCGACGCAGACTTTCCAAGTTCCTGCCCTTCGCGCGTGCAGGTTCTGAGCGTATCTCGACGATACGAAGGGCAACGGTCGCCTGAACCCGCTCTCTCGCCGGGCGGACCGAATCTACAGCCCCGCCTCAAAATGAGTCGAATCCATCGTGACGAGCTATCGCATCGATAAGCCCATGACCAAATCGCGCAAGCCTTCGTCGGTCCAAAACCCGCTCGAGACCTACCTGCGTGAGATCAACGAAACCGCCTTGCTCACCGCGCAGGATGAGAAAGACCTCGCGAACCGCATCGCCGAGGGCGACCAAAGCGCCCGCGATCGAATGGTCCGCGCCAACCTGCGGCTCGTCGTGAACATTGCCCGTGCCTACACCGGCAAAGGCCTGCAGTTGCAGGACCTCATCGAGGAAGGCAATCTCGGCTTGCTCCGCGCCGTCGAGGGATTTGATCCCGACATGAATACGCGGTTCTCGACCTACGCGAGCTACTGGATCAAGCAATCGATCAAGCGCGCTCTAGTCAACAGCGCGAAAACGATCCGCATTCCGGCCTACATGGTCGAACTGCTCAGCAAGTGGCGCAAAGCGACGGCCCACCTGCAGGATCAATACAATCGCACCCCGACGCCGGAGGAAGTCGCCCGGTATCTGGAGTTGCCGAAGAAGAAGCTGAAAATCGTCAAGAAGGCGATTCAGCTTTATAACTCAACGCCCGGCCAAGACCAGCAGGATGGAGGCTGGACGCTCGGAGAAATGATCGCCGACGAGCGCACCAGAGGCCCCGAAGACGAACTCGTTAACTCTGACAATATTAAGCACGTCTTCGAGCAGCTTGATCATATGGACGAACGCGAAGCATCGATTCTAAGAATGCGATTCGGCCTCGACGACAGCGAGCCCCGTACGCTTAAAGAGATTGGCGAAATCCTCGGCCTCACCCGAGAACGCGTCCGCCAGATCGAAAGCGAAGCCCTCGGTCGACTTAACCGCAGCCTGAACGGCGAGAAGGTGTTTTAGCGGAATTAGCTGGAACGCCACTTCACGAAACTGACGGCGAGCCATTCTTTGACCCGGACGCATTGAACGCCGCCGACTCTCCTCCGTGGTCTTTATGGACAGTGGTCATTCTGCCAATTGCGGAGCGGCCGATTGTTGGCGAGCCTGTTCACGTTTCTTTTTCACTAAGAACGCGTGCAGGCACTCAGCCGACAAGCCGTGGAGCATCAGTCGATGACCGGTCCCGAGTGTCGACTCAGGGATAATCGGGTGACGGTTGTTGACCAGGCCGAGAAACCTGTGGTCACCGATCAGCGTCGTCGCATAAAGAGATATCGTCTCGTCGAGCTGAAGTGAATTGCTCGCGCGCCAAAAGTCCGCATCGGTTAGAAGCATCTGATATGCGGGCGTGTATATCTCGATGGCTGACTCCAAGTCGAGAAAGTTCAGCCAGCCGTTCGGCAAAGGTTCAATGGGAAACTCGCCATCGGTAATGCAGCTATAGTCGAGTTCCTCCTGGGCTTCGAACTCGAGTTCTTTCTCATTGAGTTGTCGATTGATTTCGATAATGAAATTGTAAATATTTAAGTCGTGTTTAAGGAACACATCCGCCACTAAATCCTTCAACGCGCGAGGCCG contains:
- a CDS encoding sigma-70 family RNA polymerase sigma factor; the protein is MTKSRKPSSVQNPLETYLREINETALLTAQDEKDLANRIAEGDQSARDRMVRANLRLVVNIARAYTGKGLQLQDLIEEGNLGLLRAVEGFDPDMNTRFSTYASYWIKQSIKRALVNSAKTIRIPAYMVELLSKWRKATAHLQDQYNRTPTPEEVARYLELPKKKLKIVKKAIQLYNSTPGQDQQDGGWTLGEMIADERTRGPEDELVNSDNIKHVFEQLDHMDEREASILRMRFGLDDSEPRTLKEIGEILGLTRERVRQIESEALGRLNRSLNGEKVF
- the rpsA gene encoding 30S ribosomal protein S1, translated to MVDRNLFREFQINDDDLVAVLGEDFEVPDEVYVKETVDVNEIVTGKVLRINGDEVLVDIGYKSEGIVLLDEWDEEEGEPEPGDTVDVLLEDVADTHGLILLSKRKADRIREWEAVTAKHGEGDVVVGEVLRKIKGGLLVDIGVNVFLPASQVDIRRPPDIGLWVGKDIECLILKVDESRRNIVVSRRKLIEERRKEMKDKLLTKINEGDKVKGVVKNIADFGAFVDLGGIDGLLHITDMSWGRIGHPTEMVSIDEELEVVILNIDHENEKIALGLKQKFPSPWDNVETKYPVETKVKGEVVNVMPYGAFVKLEDGIEGLVHISEMSWTKRINHPTELVNIGDEVEVVVLGINNQKQEISLGMKQTQPNPWDEVAANYPVGKKVTGVVRNLTNYGAFVELQEGVDGLLHVSDMSWTRKLSHANEMLKKGDEVECEILSVDEERRRIALGLKQLEGDPWATDIPTRYAAGSIVKGTVTKITNFGVFVELETELEGLLHVSELTEDKVENAEEVVEVGQEIEVKILRVDTEERKIGLSRRLDAPIEELTAAAGGGGGGGDAKTSQELRGGTGGDSGPLFSMGGGGTATEEQVEAEAQVETEEEVETEAVDAEATSTEEETEVAEEPAAEAEAEAETETSEEVSAESEAEEVAEDPADEASDDGAEDEEKS
- a CDS encoding DUF6999 family protein, with product MNEKLTTVTHDRGCPNDAIGRLENVDHDPSDPNPWVALYLDTSVPFNECAKASILVDVSSRSRQFLFPLIRPLCRLTICLLKVVKTLIPNAVHSSWLLHHSIYHGLRIFVSPYANHLIMRHFHIGSELLAFVANNTKGVDMELSPLRPRALKDLVADVFLKHDLNIYNFIIEINRQLNEKELEFEAQEELDYSCITDGEFPIEPLPNGWLNFLDLESAIEIYTPAYQMLLTDADFWRASNSLQLDETISLYATTLIGDHRFLGLVNNRHPIIPESTLGTGHRLMLHGLSAECLHAFLVKKKREQARQQSAAPQLAE